One genomic window of Candidatus Eisenbacteria bacterium includes the following:
- a CDS encoding acyltransferase, with amino-acid sequence MNVAFYQSCPIYGDVDYNLFTALGTLGSTKSDLYVLPELFSTGYLFGSRKELGDLAEPIPSGPTTRELIQFCRSERCAIVAGVAEKEGKKFYNSAILVGPRGLIGKYRKTHLFNQEKLWFHPGNTGFQVWRYKNARIGLMICFDWIYPEAARALALKGADIICHPSNLVLPYCQAAMKTRSIENRVFTITANRVGKEIKGKVELTFSGSSQITDPLGGVLARASEATERIMAVKIRPEQARNKKATPGNQIFRDRRPVYYKDLTKRV; translated from the coding sequence ATGAATGTCGCTTTCTATCAAAGTTGTCCCATTTACGGCGACGTTGACTACAATCTTTTCACGGCGCTGGGCACCCTCGGTTCCACCAAGTCAGACTTGTACGTACTCCCCGAACTTTTTTCAACCGGCTACCTCTTCGGTTCGAGAAAAGAACTTGGCGACCTCGCAGAGCCAATTCCGTCCGGACCCACTACTCGCGAGCTCATCCAGTTCTGTCGCTCAGAGAGATGCGCAATAGTTGCGGGGGTCGCGGAAAAGGAAGGCAAAAAGTTCTACAATTCCGCCATCCTGGTAGGTCCAAGAGGACTCATAGGAAAATACAGAAAGACCCATCTTTTCAACCAGGAGAAACTATGGTTTCACCCCGGCAACACGGGTTTCCAGGTGTGGCGATACAAGAACGCAAGAATAGGCCTGATGATCTGCTTCGACTGGATATATCCTGAAGCTGCAAGGGCACTTGCTCTCAAGGGCGCGGACATAATATGCCATCCGTCCAACCTGGTTCTACCATACTGCCAGGCTGCGATGAAGACGCGCTCCATCGAGAATAGGGTCTTCACCATTACTGCCAATAGGGTGGGGAAAGAAATAAAGGGAAAGGTGGAACTAACATTCTCCGGTAGCAGTCAGATAACGGACCCGCTCGGCGGCGTTCTGGCAAGAGCTTCCGAGGCGACGGAGAGAATAATGGCAGTGAAAATTCGACCTGAACAGGCAAGGAACAAGAAGGCAACGCCGGGAAATCAAATTTTCAGAGACAGAAGGCCAGTTTATTACAAGGATCTTACGAAGCGCGTCTAA
- a CDS encoding polysaccharide deacetylase family protein — MTHIELNSGPVNAYLRKTIRLWLGLKNTQAIEIPEMPDSLRRLFLRVEEYDKKHRDQWGEWEHSFSLNYQEGRLWIPEVDYWVSGIREGLRQGKVPLERLWPDNYDFAVCLTHDVDLISEQATFGQKIREIRKHLSDKSDVTPGAPSRRLSNLARPLVRSAITKTYSHPSTERTIEVALEIEREFGVVSSFFFAVCPLRKYSKYDCVYSLYDPCKFRGKNIRVLQMMRIMSEEGFDIGLHGSYYSATDAEMLKEQRKMIEDAIGKEVITTRQHWLNWDINTTPRNQYNAGLLVDSSLGFNRNIGFRSGTALPYHFFDVLNQEVIPLLEVPVIIHEGALFGSNALEYDLEMSLDVVRKLIDRIAETNACLAIVLHPHSFLDKTCEELYRWVLHYCVERNGWLTSLKGINEWWKKRERVLEE, encoded by the coding sequence GTGACACATATTGAGCTCAATAGTGGACCCGTAAATGCTTATCTTAGGAAAACGATTCGCCTCTGGCTTGGCTTGAAGAATACTCAGGCGATCGAGATACCCGAGATGCCAGACAGTCTTAGGAGGCTTTTTCTTCGCGTTGAGGAGTATGACAAGAAGCACCGCGACCAATGGGGCGAATGGGAACATTCTTTCTCCTTGAACTATCAAGAAGGCAGGCTCTGGATTCCCGAGGTGGATTACTGGGTCTCCGGTATTCGAGAGGGGTTAAGGCAGGGAAAGGTTCCGCTTGAGCGGCTGTGGCCGGACAATTACGATTTCGCTGTTTGCCTGACACATGATGTGGATTTGATTAGCGAACAGGCCACCTTCGGACAGAAGATTCGAGAGATACGGAAACACCTGTCTGACAAGAGCGATGTCACTCCGGGTGCGCCGTCAAGAAGGCTCTCGAACCTAGCTAGGCCACTCGTAAGAAGCGCCATAACAAAGACCTATAGTCATCCGAGCACAGAAAGAACGATAGAAGTAGCGTTAGAAATCGAGAGGGAATTTGGGGTAGTTTCATCGTTTTTCTTTGCAGTGTGTCCGTTGAGGAAGTATAGCAAATACGATTGCGTTTACTCTCTGTATGATCCCTGCAAATTCAGGGGGAAGAATATTCGAGTTCTTCAGATGATGAGAATCATGTCTGAGGAAGGGTTTGATATAGGACTCCACGGAAGTTATTACTCGGCAACTGACGCTGAAATGCTAAAAGAGCAGAGGAAAATGATTGAGGATGCTATCGGAAAAGAAGTAATAACTACGCGCCAGCATTGGTTGAATTGGGACATAAATACTACGCCTAGAAACCAGTATAATGCGGGACTGCTGGTTGACAGTTCACTGGGATTCAACAGAAACATCGGTTTTAGAAGTGGGACTGCGCTTCCATATCACTTCTTCGACGTTCTGAACCAAGAAGTAATCCCTCTTCTAGAGGTTCCTGTAATTATCCACGAAGGTGCTCTGTTCGGCAGTAATGCCCTCGAGTATGATTTGGAAATGTCTCTAGACGTTGTGCGAAAACTAATTGACAGAATAGCAGAGACCAATGCTTGTTTGGCTATTGTGCTTCATCCTCACAGTTTTCTTGATAAGACGTGCGAGGAACTGTACAGATGGGTCCTGCACTATTGCGTCGAGAGAAACGGATGGCTGACTTCCTTGAAGGGTATCAATGAGTGGTGGAAAAAGAGGGAGAGAGTATTGGAGGAATAG
- a CDS encoding T9SS type A sorting domain-containing protein: MSIVTTFRLRFLPALRRRTPAILAMAVTVFLLYSPDSTLAHERWGESHQPDSLGAAFSDIGTRPGDAGSPPRIDPMGVVRMVDGNRSAMAKESPLVAGDAGTGEVGPPFLIGAETVYGPVRLDQRSVAVASDGSNYLVVWSDARNSYDAIYGDIYAARVTASGEVLDPCGIPVSTALGSQRWPSVSFDGTNYLVVWEDERNYEWDIYGTRVSVSGDVLDPDGVPIYDASGDQFRPTIAFDGMNYMVAWQDWRSGSPDIYGARVEKSLHVLDPTGIPFCVSVGDQYYPEIAFGAGSYLVVWQDRRSGSNWDIYGTRVSTSGTVLDPSGIAVLTGLLDEYTPDVASDGTGYMVVWADGRKGGGDVECDIYGTRINTSGNVLDPGGIAISTASYMQHWPAIAYDGANYVVVWEDKRNGLCDIYATRVSASGSVIDPSGLLVSSAVNEQYFPALAFNGTSYLVVWDDYRTSKEWNTFGARLTTSGDVLDTLGIIISSVVNELYWPAVAFDGKNYLVVWYDTRTGSMDIYGARVDTSGNVLDPDAISISTAQGDQALPSVAFDGTNYMVVWEDYRSLTGWNIYGARVDTAGSVLDPSGIPISTASGDQYAPSLAFDGTNYLVTWADARSSGVEVYCDIYGARVSTSGTVLDTNGFAISAEMNMQHWPAVAFDGTNYMVVWQDTRDEGDSHIYATRVTPSAEVLEPQGILVSAAATEEYLPAIEFDGTNYFAVWEDNRSGTDFDVCGARLTPAGVVLDPGGIVISMAPFHQLYPCLVFDGTTYVVAWQDLRSGIYFDVYAARVKPSGVVLDPAGVPISSGAEHELYPAACTSRPGSFFIAYSSYVPVIGSCSSYRITGNMWSGVSLVPQCIGYWAFDEGEGGVATDSALANHGVVYDAAWTEGIRGSALSFNGVNSYVRIPNISAYNLANEVSVEAWVQMTPSQTSSMPHIFDKSHRGGVEPPYYSGYALCGSVDEDYSLAFAACNSSSCFESNSVVALNDGKWHFIAGTVSSRDSVICFYLDGELTMERPFEGSLGVNDGDVFVGRWWYGGNCFSGIIDEVKIYGSVLGPDEIWQHYEDTYVGVDDDFVAPRTPRERVFLAQNFPNPFNPATLLSFYLVEAAHVKLSVFDIGGSEVSVLWQGPMSSGWHTLNWNAPELASGVYFVRLDAGEIVKTRKAVLLK, encoded by the coding sequence ATGTCTATCGTCACAACATTCCGTTTGCGGTTCCTGCCCGCTCTGAGAAGGCGCACGCCCGCCATTCTGGCCATGGCAGTAACAGTCTTTCTGCTCTATTCTCCAGACTCTACTCTGGCACATGAACGTTGGGGAGAGTCGCATCAGCCTGATAGTTTGGGCGCCGCGTTCTCTGACATTGGAACTCGCCCCGGTGATGCAGGATCTCCTCCGCGTATTGACCCCATGGGAGTTGTACGTATGGTGGACGGCAACAGGTCTGCGATGGCCAAAGAATCCCCGCTTGTTGCAGGTGATGCCGGTACAGGTGAGGTCGGACCGCCTTTTCTAATTGGAGCCGAGACCGTTTACGGGCCAGTGAGGCTGGACCAGCGGAGTGTTGCCGTTGCGTCTGACGGTTCCAACTATCTCGTGGTCTGGTCTGACGCGCGCAACAGCTACGACGCGATTTATGGTGACATTTATGCCGCACGAGTGACCGCCTCGGGAGAGGTGCTTGATCCCTGCGGAATACCCGTTTCGACGGCCCTCGGAAGCCAAAGATGGCCTTCCGTCTCATTCGACGGGACCAACTACCTTGTCGTCTGGGAAGATGAGCGAAACTACGAGTGGGATATCTACGGTACTCGAGTGAGTGTTTCGGGTGATGTTCTTGACCCGGACGGGGTCCCAATTTACGACGCCTCTGGTGACCAGTTTCGACCCACTATCGCCTTTGACGGGATGAACTACATGGTAGCGTGGCAAGACTGGCGTTCGGGATCTCCCGACATTTATGGGGCACGGGTTGAAAAATCTCTGCACGTTCTTGATCCTACCGGAATACCTTTTTGCGTATCCGTTGGAGATCAGTATTATCCTGAGATAGCGTTCGGCGCCGGCAGCTACCTCGTGGTCTGGCAGGATCGTCGCAGCGGTTCGAACTGGGATATCTACGGAACGCGAGTCAGCACATCCGGAACTGTGCTGGATCCCTCCGGTATAGCTGTCCTCACAGGCTTACTCGATGAGTACACTCCCGATGTTGCATCTGACGGCACCGGTTACATGGTCGTATGGGCAGACGGCCGCAAGGGCGGTGGCGATGTCGAGTGTGATATCTATGGCACGAGGATAAACACATCGGGGAATGTACTCGACCCCGGCGGCATAGCGATCTCTACTGCGTCGTACATGCAGCACTGGCCGGCGATTGCATATGACGGGGCAAACTACGTTGTGGTCTGGGAGGATAAACGAAACGGATTGTGTGACATATATGCGACAAGGGTAAGTGCATCCGGCAGTGTAATCGACCCAAGCGGCTTACTGGTTTCATCCGCGGTGAATGAGCAGTATTTCCCTGCGCTTGCGTTCAACGGAACCAGCTATCTCGTAGTTTGGGATGACTACCGCACTTCAAAAGAGTGGAATACGTTTGGGGCTCGACTGACTACTTCCGGAGATGTCCTCGATACTCTGGGTATAATAATTTCCTCAGTTGTAAATGAGCTGTACTGGCCTGCTGTGGCGTTTGACGGAAAAAACTACCTCGTGGTGTGGTATGACACTCGGACTGGATCAATGGACATTTACGGGGCTAGAGTGGATACTTCCGGCAATGTTCTCGACCCCGACGCAATCTCTATCTCGACAGCACAGGGCGATCAGGCCCTTCCAAGCGTAGCCTTTGACGGCACAAACTACATGGTGGTCTGGGAAGACTACCGCAGTTTGACGGGGTGGAACATCTACGGGGCCCGCGTAGACACTGCCGGCAGTGTGCTCGACCCTTCAGGAATACCGATTTCTACTGCCTCGGGCGATCAGTATGCTCCCTCGTTGGCTTTTGACGGTACGAACTATCTGGTTACTTGGGCGGACGCTCGCTCCAGCGGAGTCGAGGTCTATTGTGATATCTATGGAGCGCGCGTGAGCACATCCGGCACCGTTCTGGACACGAACGGTTTTGCGATTTCTGCAGAAATGAACATGCAACACTGGCCGGCGGTGGCCTTTGACGGCACAAACTACATGGTGGTATGGCAGGACACGCGCGATGAAGGGGACAGCCACATATACGCCACGCGAGTTACTCCGTCTGCCGAAGTTCTGGAACCGCAAGGAATTCTAGTATCGGCGGCGGCGACGGAGGAGTATCTGCCGGCAATAGAGTTTGATGGAACCAACTATTTCGCAGTGTGGGAAGACAATCGGAGTGGTACTGATTTTGACGTCTGTGGGGCAAGGCTGACACCGGCTGGCGTTGTACTGGACCCCGGTGGAATCGTAATCTCAATGGCGCCCTTCCATCAACTATACCCTTGCCTAGTCTTCGACGGCACCACCTACGTAGTGGCTTGGCAGGACTTGCGTAGCGGCATTTACTTTGACGTGTACGCCGCGCGCGTAAAACCCTCGGGGGTCGTTCTCGATCCTGCGGGCGTGCCTATTTCCAGTGGGGCAGAGCACGAACTATATCCTGCAGCATGTACGTCACGCCCCGGGAGCTTCTTCATCGCATACTCCTCCTATGTTCCGGTCATCGGGTCTTGCTCCTCGTACCGGATTACGGGAAATATGTGGAGTGGAGTTTCCCTTGTTCCGCAGTGTATTGGATACTGGGCGTTCGACGAAGGAGAGGGCGGCGTTGCGACAGACAGCGCGTTGGCGAACCATGGGGTCGTGTACGACGCAGCCTGGACGGAGGGAATAAGGGGCAGCGCGCTTTCTTTCAACGGAGTTAACTCATATGTGCGAATTCCGAATATCTCGGCATACAATCTCGCCAATGAGGTGTCGGTAGAGGCCTGGGTTCAGATGACCCCATCGCAGACGTCATCGATGCCTCATATCTTTGACAAATCGCACAGGGGTGGAGTTGAACCTCCTTACTATTCCGGGTACGCACTATGTGGCTCTGTAGATGAAGACTATTCACTCGCCTTCGCAGCGTGCAACAGTAGTTCATGCTTTGAGTCTAATTCTGTGGTCGCTCTTAACGACGGTAAATGGCATTTCATAGCTGGAACGGTCTCTTCTCGGGACAGCGTCATCTGTTTCTATCTTGACGGCGAGCTAACAATGGAACGGCCGTTTGAGGGTTCTCTTGGTGTAAACGACGGAGATGTCTTTGTGGGACGCTGGTGGTATGGAGGCAACTGCTTCTCAGGCATAATAGATGAAGTAAAGATCTATGGCAGTGTGCTTGGTCCAGATGAGATATGGCAACACTACGAAGATACCTATGTTGGCGTGGATGATGACTTCGTTGCCCCGAGAACACCCAGGGAAAGGGTATTCCTGGCACAGAATTTTCCCAATCCATTCAATCCCGCTACTTTACTTTCTTTCTACTTGGTAGAGGCCGCGCACGTCAAGTTGTCAGTTTTTGACATCGGCGGCAGCGAGGTTTCGGTACTGTGGCAGGGGCCGATGTCTTCGGGTTGGCACACTCTCAATTGGAACGCACCCGAGCTGGCGAGCGGAGTCTATTTCGTGAGGCTGGACGCGGGAGAGATTGTCAAGACCCGCAAGGCGGTGCTCCTCAAATAA
- a CDS encoding glycosyltransferase family 4 protein → MNTSGKPRKLRLCYVADLRSLHTQRWVTYFAKRGHSVTVLSPTKMELPGVRVHRILWKSGLPKLLLLVNILPIIIVLRTARPDVLHAHYVRVYGWLAALSFFKPLIITVWGGDVLEDQGAFSDFLGRKLTPFALRRASIVTAQSRFLEQRVIDLGKPEGNVHMVGHGVDRKQFRSGLNSDSLRNELGLGEVPVVLCTRLITRLYNTETIIRAIPLVINEIPAAKFIFSELAGEEPYIQEMKALAKELGVEGSVVFLREIPPGRMPLFLNLARVLVSIPDSDSGMPQTVLEAMSCGTVPIVSSLPQYSELIKSETNALVVPPKDVRALAVAILRLLKDHALREKLSRACLDTVMEGMDYEAEMAKMEGLYHELSRT, encoded by the coding sequence ATGAATACCTCGGGGAAACCCAGAAAGCTCCGCCTTTGCTACGTCGCGGATTTGCGAAGCTTGCATACACAGAGATGGGTGACCTATTTTGCGAAGCGCGGCCACTCGGTTACGGTTCTGAGCCCCACCAAGATGGAGCTACCCGGTGTTAGGGTCCATCGTATTCTCTGGAAGTCTGGCCTGCCCAAGCTCCTGCTGCTCGTGAATATTCTGCCGATTATCATTGTTCTTCGGACTGCCAGACCCGACGTGCTACACGCGCACTACGTTCGTGTCTATGGCTGGCTTGCCGCCCTCAGTTTCTTCAAGCCCCTCATCATAACGGTCTGGGGCGGCGACGTATTGGAAGACCAGGGGGCGTTCTCCGATTTCTTGGGAAGGAAGCTGACACCGTTTGCGCTCAGAAGGGCGAGCATCGTAACTGCGCAGTCGCGCTTCCTCGAGCAACGAGTCATTGACTTGGGCAAGCCGGAAGGTAACGTGCACATGGTGGGCCACGGCGTGGACCGAAAACAGTTCAGATCGGGCCTCAACTCTGATTCTTTGAGAAACGAATTGGGGCTGGGAGAGGTTCCGGTTGTCCTCTGTACGCGCCTCATAACCAGGCTTTACAACACGGAAACGATTATCAGGGCCATCCCGCTTGTTATAAATGAAATCCCTGCAGCAAAGTTCATCTTCTCAGAGCTTGCGGGCGAGGAGCCTTACATCCAGGAGATGAAAGCCCTCGCGAAGGAACTTGGCGTCGAGGGCTCCGTCGTATTTCTCAGGGAGATCCCTCCCGGTCGCATGCCACTCTTTCTGAATCTCGCTCGGGTGCTTGTCTCGATTCCGGACTCCGACTCTGGAATGCCCCAGACCGTTCTCGAGGCAATGTCGTGCGGAACTGTGCCAATAGTATCAAGTCTCCCACAGTATAGCGAGCTCATCAAGAGCGAGACCAACGCCCTCGTAGTGCCGCCGAAAGATGTTCGTGCCCTGGCAGTTGCTATTCTTAGACTTCTCAAGGATCATGCGCTCAGAGAAAAGCTCTCCAGGGCCTGCTTAGATACAGTAATGGAAGGCATGGATTACGAAGCTGAGATGGCCAAGATGGAAGGGCTCTACCATGAGCTAAGCAGGACTTGA
- the gyrA gene encoding DNA gyrase subunit A yields MNPHKERVRAVYIEDEMKSSYIDYAMSVIVSRALPDMRDGLKPVQRRVLVAMRDLNLLHDHAYRKSAKITGDVTGNYHPHGTVAVYETMVRLAQDFSMRYPLVNGQGNFGSVDGDAAAAERYTEARLTLVAEEMLRDIEKNTVDFKPNYDETRQEPVVLPALVPNLLVNGASGIAVGMATNIPPHNLGEICDAIVKVIEEPDVPPEELLAIVEGPDFPTGGIIYGRQGIRDCYLNGKGLIIVRARAKIETQEKSGREFIIINEIPYQVNKSAVLEKVAELVREGKITGISDVRDESDRDGMRILIELKKDAQPHVVLNQLFKHTQLQSTFGANMIALVKNRPRVLTLREMIGLYIEHRQEVVKRRTQFDLDEAEKRAHILEGLKIALDHIDEIIALIKKSPDVDTARQGLMQKFKLSEIQAQAILDMRLQRLTGLERKKIEDEYIEVIKLIEKLRGILGSARKIMEIIKNEVLELRKNHADERRTEIMAAVDEFDVEDLIAEEDMVITISHSGYIKRLPVSTYRRQKRGGRGITGAATKEEDFIEHLFIASTHTYILFLTDKGRCYWIKVHEIPQAGRLSRGKPIVNMIQLGKEERMAAFVWTKEFDDTHHLVIATRKGMIKKTVLSAYGNPRRDGIIAIGLDEEDSVIDARITDGSQDMILAKRQGKAIRFHEKQVRSMGRTAGGVRGVWLDKNDGVVSMLSVTGEGTLLVVTENGYGKRSPIDEYRLTGRGGKGIITVKNTPRNGPVKCLKQVGDDDELMIITAKGVIIRLPIRGVSVMGRNTQGVKLIQLDEGDKVVDVARVVVGSEEE; encoded by the coding sequence ATGAACCCTCATAAGGAAAGAGTAAGAGCCGTCTACATTGAAGACGAGATGAAAAGCTCGTACATCGACTATGCGATGAGCGTCATCGTTTCGAGGGCGCTTCCGGACATGAGAGACGGGCTGAAGCCGGTTCAGAGGCGCGTGCTCGTAGCCATGAGGGACCTGAACCTTCTCCACGATCACGCTTACAGGAAGTCCGCAAAGATCACCGGCGACGTGACCGGCAACTATCACCCGCACGGCACGGTGGCCGTATACGAGACCATGGTAAGGCTGGCTCAGGATTTCTCGATGCGTTATCCCCTCGTGAACGGCCAGGGCAACTTCGGTTCCGTGGACGGCGACGCCGCAGCGGCAGAGCGTTACACCGAGGCGCGACTCACGCTGGTCGCCGAGGAGATGCTGCGCGACATAGAAAAGAACACGGTCGATTTCAAGCCGAACTACGACGAGACCAGGCAAGAGCCCGTGGTTCTCCCTGCTCTCGTTCCCAATCTCCTCGTGAACGGCGCGTCCGGCATCGCCGTCGGAATGGCCACGAATATCCCTCCGCACAATCTCGGGGAAATATGCGACGCGATCGTGAAAGTCATTGAAGAACCCGATGTGCCCCCTGAAGAGCTTCTCGCTATCGTGGAAGGGCCCGACTTCCCGACGGGCGGGATAATCTACGGCCGGCAGGGGATCAGGGACTGCTACCTCAACGGTAAGGGCCTCATCATAGTGAGGGCCAGGGCTAAGATCGAGACGCAGGAGAAGAGCGGCAGGGAATTCATCATCATAAACGAGATACCTTACCAGGTAAATAAGTCCGCCGTTCTGGAGAAGGTCGCCGAGCTCGTGCGAGAGGGCAAGATAACGGGAATCTCGGACGTGAGGGACGAGTCGGACAGGGACGGAATGAGAATCCTGATCGAGCTCAAGAAAGACGCGCAGCCTCACGTCGTGTTGAACCAACTCTTCAAGCACACCCAGCTACAGAGCACGTTTGGCGCGAACATGATTGCGCTTGTCAAGAACCGGCCCAGGGTTCTCACGTTGCGCGAGATGATAGGCCTCTACATCGAGCACCGCCAGGAAGTCGTGAAACGAAGGACCCAGTTTGACTTGGACGAGGCCGAGAAGCGGGCCCACATTCTGGAGGGCCTCAAGATAGCGCTCGATCACATCGACGAGATAATCGCGCTCATCAAGAAATCCCCCGACGTTGATACTGCGCGGCAGGGCCTGATGCAGAAATTCAAGCTCTCCGAGATACAGGCCCAGGCCATTCTCGACATGAGACTCCAGAGACTGACGGGTCTCGAGAGGAAAAAGATCGAGGACGAGTACATAGAAGTCATCAAGCTGATCGAGAAGCTCAGGGGCATCCTGGGGAGCGCGAGGAAGATAATGGAAATAATCAAGAACGAGGTCCTCGAGCTCAGGAAGAATCATGCGGATGAAAGACGCACGGAAATCATGGCGGCGGTCGACGAGTTCGACGTCGAAGACCTGATCGCCGAAGAAGACATGGTCATCACCATTTCCCATTCCGGGTATATCAAGAGGCTGCCAGTAAGTACTTACAGGCGACAGAAACGCGGAGGCAGGGGAATCACGGGCGCGGCCACGAAAGAGGAAGATTTTATCGAACACCTCTTCATTGCCTCCACGCACACCTACATTCTATTTCTCACCGACAAGGGACGCTGCTACTGGATCAAGGTTCACGAAATACCTCAGGCCGGCCGGCTTTCGAGGGGCAAGCCCATCGTGAACATGATTCAGCTTGGGAAGGAAGAGCGAATGGCGGCTTTTGTCTGGACCAAAGAATTCGACGACACTCACCATCTTGTCATCGCGACGCGAAAGGGCATGATTAAGAAGACCGTTCTTTCAGCCTACGGGAATCCTCGGAGGGACGGCATCATCGCCATCGGCCTCGACGAAGAAGACAGCGTGATTGACGCCCGGATTACGGACGGCAGTCAGGACATGATTCTCGCGAAGAGGCAGGGGAAGGCGATCAGATTTCACGAGAAGCAAGTGAGATCCATGGGAAGAACCGCTGGCGGCGTTAGAGGCGTCTGGCTTGATAAGAATGACGGGGTCGTCTCGATGCTATCCGTGACCGGCGAGGGCACGCTTCTCGTTGTCACAGAAAACGGATACGGTAAGAGGAGTCCGATTGACGAGTATCGTCTCACCGGGCGCGGCGGGAAGGGAATAATCACCGTGAAGAATACGCCTCGAAACGGCCCGGTCAAGTGCCTGAAGCAAGTGGGAGACGACGACGAGCTCATGATAATCACCGCCAAGGGCGTGATAATCCGTCTTCCCATACGCGGGGTGTCCGTGATGGGCCGTAACACTCAGGGAGTGAAGCTGATTCAACTTGACGAGGGCGACAAAGTCGTGGACGTTGCGAGGGTAGTGGTGGGAAGCGAGGAAGAGTAG